Proteins from a genomic interval of Oncorhynchus clarkii lewisi isolate Uvic-CL-2024 chromosome 13, UVic_Ocla_1.0, whole genome shotgun sequence:
- the LOC139364780 gene encoding histone deacetylase 5 isoform X4: MFFLLCNEYESSVEVKTTLPSGMQSPVGGSEQGVGGGGGPVDLRTDPRLGPLGGGGGGVDPAMREQQLQHELLLLKQQQELQKQLLFAEFQKQHEVLTRQHEVQLQEHLKQQQEILAAKRQQELEQKRKLEQQRHEELEKQRLEQQLLMLRNKEKGKESAIASTEVKLKLQEFLLSKKEPGTPGGLNHSFPQKCWGAHHTSLDPNSPPQSNTPGTPPSYKLPPLLGSYEVRDDFPLRKTASEPNLKVRSRLKQKVAERRSSPLLRRKDGTVISTFKKRAIEISVSSMCSSAPGSGPSSPNSSNSAIAENGSSGSVPNIHAEQLRSLHQTLNADGTVSPLSLYTSPSLPNISLGLPANSHLTANQKLLQEAERQAIQTMRQGGALTGKFVSTSSLPASCLPPGMQHDLDSTQAPNSHSSHSSLLQHVLLLEQARQQSALLSVPIYGQSPLVTGDRVSNSMRTVNKLPRHRPLSRTQSAPLPQSPQALQQLVMQQQHQHFLEKQKQYQLNKILSKGVELPRQPPTHPEETEEELTETQEMQEMQEEGAGSERLGEGRPQEQRLQKEESGETSPPSERLLTPLKGESTESDLEEEDDEDEAIELRECDEEGVPYGQHHLQQLNVFQASLSISGMPHRPLGRAQSSPATASIKGAPMGEVPIKHLFTTGLVYDTFMLKHQCMCGNTHIHPEHAGRIQSVWSRLQETGLLGRCERIRGRKATLDEIQTVHSEYHTLLYGTSPLNRQKLDSKKLLGPISQKMYAVLPCGGIGVDSDTVWNEMHSSGAVRMAVGCVIELAFKVAAGELKNGFAVVRPPGHHAEESTAMGFCFFNSVAITAKLLQQKLGVSKILIVDWDIHHGNGTQQAFYNDPNVLYISMHRYDDGNFFPGSGAPEEVGVGPGVGFNTNIAWTGGVEPPMGDVEYLTAFRTVVMPIANEFSPDVVLVSAGFDAVEGHQSPLGGYNVTAKCFSHLTKQLMKLAGGRVVLALEGGHDLTAICDASESCVAALLGDELDPLPQVVLQQKPCPKAAASLERVIEIQSKHWSSLQRLAPTVGQSLMDAQRREKDEADTVTAMASLTVDTEQAAASTVSTETSRSTEEPMEEEPVL; this comes from the exons CTGTGGAGGTGAAGACAACTCTCCCCTCGGGGATGCAGAGCCCTGTGGGCGGCAGTGAGCAGGGTGTTGGCGGTGGCGGCGGTCCCGTGGACCTGAGGACAGATCCCAGGCTGGGACCCCTGggcggaggaggtggaggggtggaccCAGCCATGAGGGAGCAGCAACTGCAGCATGAACTGCTCCTCCTCAAGCAGCAACAGGAGCTTCAGAAACAGCTCCTCTTTGCTGAGTTCCAGAAGCAGCATGAGGTTCTGACACGCCAGCATGAGGTTCAGCTGCAGGAGCACCTGAAG cagcagcaggagatcTTGGCGGCCAAGCGGCAGCAGGAGCTGGAGCAGAAGAGGAAGCTGGAGCAGCAGAGGCATGAAGAGCTGGAGAAACAGAGGCTGGAGCAGCAGCTCCTCATGCTACGCAACAAGGAGAAGGGCAAAGAGA GTGCCATTGCCAGTACGGAGGTGAAGCTGAAGCTCCAGGAGTTCCTCCTGAGCAAAAAAGAGCCTGGTACACCTGGCGGACTAAACCATTCCTTCCCCCAGAAATGCTG GGGGGCCCACCACACCTCTCTGGACCCCAACTCCCCCCCTCAGAGTAACACTCCGGGAACGCCGCCCTCCTACAAATTGCCCCCGCTACTGGGGTCCTACGAGGTCAGGGATGATTTCCCTCTCCGGAAgactg CCTCAGAGCCCAATCTGAAGGTGCGTTCGCGGTTAAAACAGAAGGTAGCTGAGAGGAGGAGCAGTCCTCTGCTGAGAAGGAAGGACGGGACAGTGATAAGCACCTTCAAAAAGAGAGCCATCGAGATCTCTG TGTCCTCCATGTGCAGCAGTGCCCCTGGCTCCGGGCCCAGCTCGCCCAACAGCTCCAACAGCGCCATCGCAGAGAACGGCTCCAGCGGCTCTGTCCCCAACATTCACGCAGAG CAGCTGCGGTCCCTCCACCAGACCCTTAACGCCGATGGGACAGTCAGTCCGCTGAGCCTCTACACATCCCCCTCGCTGCCCAACATCTCCCTGGGCCTACCAGCCAACTCGCACCTCACC GCCAATCAGAAGCTGTTGCAGGAGGCGGAGAGGCAGGCCATCCAGACCATGCGTCAGGGTGGGGCTCTGACGGGCAAGTTTGTCAGCACCTCGTCCCTGCCGGCATCATGCCTGCCACCTGGGATGCAACACGACTTAGACTCCACCCAGGCCCCCAACAGCCACAGCAGTCACTCCTCCCTACTGCAACACGTCCTCCTGCTGGAGCAGGCCCGCCAGCAGAGTGCCCTCCTCTCAG tcCCCATATACGGTCAGTCTCCGTTGGTGACGGGGGACCGGGTGTCCAACAGTATGCGCACGGTGAACAAGCTACCACGCCACCGGCCCCTGAGCCGCACACAGTCTGCACCCCTCCCCCAGAGCCCCCAGGCCCTGCAGCAGCTCGTCATGCAGCAGCAGCACCAGCACTTCCTGGAGAAGCAGAAGCAGTACCAGCTCAACAAG ATTCTGTCAAAAGGGGTGGAGCTTCCTCGCCAACCGCCCACCCACCccgaggagactgaggaggagctCACAGAGACGCAGGAGATGCAGGAGATGCAGGAGGAGGGGGCAGGGTCTGAGCGTCTGGGGGAGGGGCGTCCTCAGGAGCAGAGGCTCCAGAAGGAAGAGTCGGGGGAGACGTCGCCCCCTTCAGAACGCCTGCTGACCCCCTTGAAGGGCGAGAGCACAGAGAGCGAcctggaggaagaggatgatgaagaCGAGGCAATCGAGCTGAGGGAGTGTGATGAGGAGGGCGTACCTTACGGCCAA CATCACCTGCAACAGCTTAATGTGTTCCAGGCGTCCCTGTCCATTTCGGGTATGCCCCACAGACCTCTGGGAAGGGCCCAGTCCTCCCCTGCCACTGCCAGCATCAAGGGGGCTCCCATGGGTGAGGTCCCCATCAAGCACCTCTTCACTACAG GGTTGGTGTACGACACCTTTATGCTGAAGCACCAGTGTATGTGTGGGAACACCCACATCCATCCAGAGCACGCCGGCCGCATCCAGAGTGTGTGGTCCCGGCTGCAGGAGACTGGGCTCCTGGGCCGCTGTGAG agGATTCGGGGGAGGAAGGCCACGTTGGATGAGATTCAGACTGTGCATTCAGAATACCACACCCTGCTGTACGGCACCAGTCCCCTCAACAGACAGAAACTAGACAGCAAGAAGCTCTTAG GTCCAATCAGTCAGAAGATGTATGCTGTGTTGCCCTGTGGAGGCATTGGG GTGGACAGTGACACTGTGTGGAACGAGATGCACTCCTCGGGCGCTGTCAGAATGGCTGTTGGCTGCGTCATCGAGCTGGCTTTCAAAGTGGCCGCCGGGGAACTGAAG AACGGTTTTGCCGTGGTGCGTCCACCAGGCCATCACGCTGAGGAATCCACTGCCAT GGGCTTCTGCTTCTTCAACTCAGTGGCCATCACAGCCAAGCTGCTACAGCAGAAACTAGGAGTGAGCAAGATCCTCATCGTGGACTGG GACATTCACCATGGTAACGGAACACAGCAGGCTTTTTACAACGACCCCAATGTACTTTACATTTCCATGCATCGCTACGACGATGGAAACTTCTTCCCCGGCAGTGGGGCTCCTGAAGAGGTGGGGGTTGGACCTGGTGTTGGCTTCAACACAAACATCGCTTGGACAGGGGGCGTAGAACCGCCCATGGGTGACGTGGAGTACCTGACTGCCTTCAG GACGGTGGTGATGCCCATAGCCAACGAGTTCTCCCCTGACGTGGTCCTAGTGTCCGCTGGGTTTGATGCCGTGGAGGGCCACCAGTCCCCTCTGGGAGGATACAACGTCACTGCTAAAT GTTTCAGCCACCTCACCAAGCAGCTGATGAAGCTGGCAGGGGGACGTGTGGTCCTGGCGCTAGAAGGAGGTCACGACCTCACGGCCATCTGTGACGCCTCCGAGTCCTGCGTGGCGGCCCTGCTCGGCGATGAG TTGGACCCCCTGCCACAGGTTGTCCTGCAACAGAAGCCCTGTCCAAAAGCTGCTGCCTCTCTGGAGAGGGTCATCGAGATACAGA GTAAACACTGGAGCTCTCTCCAAAGGTTGGCTCCCACGGTGGGCCAGTCCTTAATGGATGCCCAGCGGAGAGAGAAGGACGAGGCCGACACGGTCACCGCCATGGCATCGCTTACCGTGGATACTGAGCAGGCCGCCGCTTCCACCGTCTCCACGGAGACCAGCAG GTCTACAGAAGAGCCAATGGAAGAGGAGCCTGTCTTGTAG
- the LOC139364780 gene encoding histone deacetylase 5 isoform X3 yields MLLRPTVPGLCAMLQTIYETESCFSSDAVSSREQPLELLPQSQVSAMPSAAVEVKTTLPSGMQSPVGGSEQGVGGGGGPVDLRTDPRLGPLGGGGGGVDPAMREQQLQHELLLLKQQQELQKQLLFAEFQKQHEVLTRQHEVQLQEHLKQQQEILAAKRQQELEQKRKLEQQRHEELEKQRLEQQLLMLRNKEKGKESAIASTEVKLKLQEFLLSKKEPGTPGGLNHSFPQKCWGAHHTSLDPNSPPQSNTPGTPPSYKLPPLLGSYEVRDDFPLRKTASEPNLKVRSRLKQKVAERRSSPLLRRKDGTVISTFKKRAIEISVSSMCSSAPGSGPSSPNSSNSAIAENGSSGSVPNIHAEQLRSLHQTLNADGTVSPLSLYTSPSLPNISLGLPANSHLTANQKLLQEAERQAIQTMRQGGALTGKFVSTSSLPASCLPPGMQHDLDSTQAPNSHSSHSSLLQHVLLLEQARQQSALLSVPIYGQSPLVTGDRVSNSMRTVNKLPRHRPLSRTQSAPLPQSPQALQQLVMQQQHQHFLEKQKQYQLNKILSKGVELPRQPPTHPEETEEELTETQEMQEMQEEGAGSERLGEGRPQEQRLQKEESGETSPPSERLLTPLKGESTESDLEEEDDEDEAIELRECDEEGVPYGQHHLQQLNVFQASLSISGMPHRPLGRAQSSPATASIKGAPMGEVPIKHLFTTGLVYDTFMLKHQCMCGNTHIHPEHAGRIQSVWSRLQETGLLGRCERIRGRKATLDEIQTVHSEYHTLLYGTSPLNRQKLDSKKLLGPISQKMYAVLPCGGIGVDSDTVWNEMHSSGAVRMAVGCVIELAFKVAAGELKNGFAVVRPPGHHAEESTAMGFCFFNSVAITAKLLQQKLGVSKILIVDWDIHHGNGTQQAFYNDPNVLYISMHRYDDGNFFPGSGAPEEVGVGPGVGFNTNIAWTGGVEPPMGDVEYLTAFRTVVMPIANEFSPDVVLVSAGFDAVEGHQSPLGGYNVTAKCFSHLTKQLMKLAGGRVVLALEGGHDLTAICDASESCVAALLGDELDPLPQVVLQQKPCPKAAASLERVIEIQSKHWSSLQRLAPTVGQSLMDAQRREKDEADTVTAMASLTVDTEQAAASTVSTETSRSTEEPMEEEPVL; encoded by the exons CTGTGGAGGTGAAGACAACTCTCCCCTCGGGGATGCAGAGCCCTGTGGGCGGCAGTGAGCAGGGTGTTGGCGGTGGCGGCGGTCCCGTGGACCTGAGGACAGATCCCAGGCTGGGACCCCTGggcggaggaggtggaggggtggaccCAGCCATGAGGGAGCAGCAACTGCAGCATGAACTGCTCCTCCTCAAGCAGCAACAGGAGCTTCAGAAACAGCTCCTCTTTGCTGAGTTCCAGAAGCAGCATGAGGTTCTGACACGCCAGCATGAGGTTCAGCTGCAGGAGCACCTGAAG cagcagcaggagatcTTGGCGGCCAAGCGGCAGCAGGAGCTGGAGCAGAAGAGGAAGCTGGAGCAGCAGAGGCATGAAGAGCTGGAGAAACAGAGGCTGGAGCAGCAGCTCCTCATGCTACGCAACAAGGAGAAGGGCAAAGAGA GTGCCATTGCCAGTACGGAGGTGAAGCTGAAGCTCCAGGAGTTCCTCCTGAGCAAAAAAGAGCCTGGTACACCTGGCGGACTAAACCATTCCTTCCCCCAGAAATGCTG GGGGGCCCACCACACCTCTCTGGACCCCAACTCCCCCCCTCAGAGTAACACTCCGGGAACGCCGCCCTCCTACAAATTGCCCCCGCTACTGGGGTCCTACGAGGTCAGGGATGATTTCCCTCTCCGGAAgactg CCTCAGAGCCCAATCTGAAGGTGCGTTCGCGGTTAAAACAGAAGGTAGCTGAGAGGAGGAGCAGTCCTCTGCTGAGAAGGAAGGACGGGACAGTGATAAGCACCTTCAAAAAGAGAGCCATCGAGATCTCTG TGTCCTCCATGTGCAGCAGTGCCCCTGGCTCCGGGCCCAGCTCGCCCAACAGCTCCAACAGCGCCATCGCAGAGAACGGCTCCAGCGGCTCTGTCCCCAACATTCACGCAGAG CAGCTGCGGTCCCTCCACCAGACCCTTAACGCCGATGGGACAGTCAGTCCGCTGAGCCTCTACACATCCCCCTCGCTGCCCAACATCTCCCTGGGCCTACCAGCCAACTCGCACCTCACC GCCAATCAGAAGCTGTTGCAGGAGGCGGAGAGGCAGGCCATCCAGACCATGCGTCAGGGTGGGGCTCTGACGGGCAAGTTTGTCAGCACCTCGTCCCTGCCGGCATCATGCCTGCCACCTGGGATGCAACACGACTTAGACTCCACCCAGGCCCCCAACAGCCACAGCAGTCACTCCTCCCTACTGCAACACGTCCTCCTGCTGGAGCAGGCCCGCCAGCAGAGTGCCCTCCTCTCAG tcCCCATATACGGTCAGTCTCCGTTGGTGACGGGGGACCGGGTGTCCAACAGTATGCGCACGGTGAACAAGCTACCACGCCACCGGCCCCTGAGCCGCACACAGTCTGCACCCCTCCCCCAGAGCCCCCAGGCCCTGCAGCAGCTCGTCATGCAGCAGCAGCACCAGCACTTCCTGGAGAAGCAGAAGCAGTACCAGCTCAACAAG ATTCTGTCAAAAGGGGTGGAGCTTCCTCGCCAACCGCCCACCCACCccgaggagactgaggaggagctCACAGAGACGCAGGAGATGCAGGAGATGCAGGAGGAGGGGGCAGGGTCTGAGCGTCTGGGGGAGGGGCGTCCTCAGGAGCAGAGGCTCCAGAAGGAAGAGTCGGGGGAGACGTCGCCCCCTTCAGAACGCCTGCTGACCCCCTTGAAGGGCGAGAGCACAGAGAGCGAcctggaggaagaggatgatgaagaCGAGGCAATCGAGCTGAGGGAGTGTGATGAGGAGGGCGTACCTTACGGCCAA CATCACCTGCAACAGCTTAATGTGTTCCAGGCGTCCCTGTCCATTTCGGGTATGCCCCACAGACCTCTGGGAAGGGCCCAGTCCTCCCCTGCCACTGCCAGCATCAAGGGGGCTCCCATGGGTGAGGTCCCCATCAAGCACCTCTTCACTACAG GGTTGGTGTACGACACCTTTATGCTGAAGCACCAGTGTATGTGTGGGAACACCCACATCCATCCAGAGCACGCCGGCCGCATCCAGAGTGTGTGGTCCCGGCTGCAGGAGACTGGGCTCCTGGGCCGCTGTGAG agGATTCGGGGGAGGAAGGCCACGTTGGATGAGATTCAGACTGTGCATTCAGAATACCACACCCTGCTGTACGGCACCAGTCCCCTCAACAGACAGAAACTAGACAGCAAGAAGCTCTTAG GTCCAATCAGTCAGAAGATGTATGCTGTGTTGCCCTGTGGAGGCATTGGG GTGGACAGTGACACTGTGTGGAACGAGATGCACTCCTCGGGCGCTGTCAGAATGGCTGTTGGCTGCGTCATCGAGCTGGCTTTCAAAGTGGCCGCCGGGGAACTGAAG AACGGTTTTGCCGTGGTGCGTCCACCAGGCCATCACGCTGAGGAATCCACTGCCAT GGGCTTCTGCTTCTTCAACTCAGTGGCCATCACAGCCAAGCTGCTACAGCAGAAACTAGGAGTGAGCAAGATCCTCATCGTGGACTGG GACATTCACCATGGTAACGGAACACAGCAGGCTTTTTACAACGACCCCAATGTACTTTACATTTCCATGCATCGCTACGACGATGGAAACTTCTTCCCCGGCAGTGGGGCTCCTGAAGAGGTGGGGGTTGGACCTGGTGTTGGCTTCAACACAAACATCGCTTGGACAGGGGGCGTAGAACCGCCCATGGGTGACGTGGAGTACCTGACTGCCTTCAG GACGGTGGTGATGCCCATAGCCAACGAGTTCTCCCCTGACGTGGTCCTAGTGTCCGCTGGGTTTGATGCCGTGGAGGGCCACCAGTCCCCTCTGGGAGGATACAACGTCACTGCTAAAT GTTTCAGCCACCTCACCAAGCAGCTGATGAAGCTGGCAGGGGGACGTGTGGTCCTGGCGCTAGAAGGAGGTCACGACCTCACGGCCATCTGTGACGCCTCCGAGTCCTGCGTGGCGGCCCTGCTCGGCGATGAG TTGGACCCCCTGCCACAGGTTGTCCTGCAACAGAAGCCCTGTCCAAAAGCTGCTGCCTCTCTGGAGAGGGTCATCGAGATACAGA GTAAACACTGGAGCTCTCTCCAAAGGTTGGCTCCCACGGTGGGCCAGTCCTTAATGGATGCCCAGCGGAGAGAGAAGGACGAGGCCGACACGGTCACCGCCATGGCATCGCTTACCGTGGATACTGAGCAGGCCGCCGCTTCCACCGTCTCCACGGAGACCAGCAG GTCTACAGAAGAGCCAATGGAAGAGGAGCCTGTCTTGTAG
- the LOC139364780 gene encoding histone deacetylase 5 isoform X1, producing the protein MLLRPTVPGLCAMLQTIYETESCFSSDAVSSREQPLELLPQSQVSAMPSAAVEVKTTLPSGMQSPVGGSEQGVGGGGGPVDLRTDPRLGPLGGGGGGVDPAMREQQLQHELLLLKQQQELQKQLLFAEFQKQHEVLTRQHEVQLQEHLKQQQEILAAKRQQELEQKRKLEQQRHEELEKQRLEQQLLMLRNKEKGKESAIASTEVKLKLQEFLLSKKEPGTPGGLNHSFPQKCWGAHHTSLDPNSPPQSNTPGTPPSYKLPPLLGSYEVRDDFPLRKTASEPNLKVRSRLKQKVAERRSSPLLRRKDGTVISTFKKRAIEISVSSMCSSAPGSGPSSPNSSNSAIAENGSSGSVPNIHAELRSLHQTLNADGTVSPLSLYTSPSLPNISLGLPANSHLTANQKLLQEAERQAIQTMRQGGALTGKFVSTSSLPASCLPPGMQHDLDSTQAPNSHSSHSSLLQHVLLLEQARQQSALLSVPIYGQSPLVTGDRVSNSMRTVNKLPRHRPLSRTQSAPLPQSPQALQQLVMQQQHQHFLEKQKQYQLNKILSKGVELPRQPPTHPEETEEELTETQEMQEMQEEGAGSERLGEGRPQEQRLQKEESGETSPPSERLLTPLKGESTESDLEEEDDEDEAIELRECDEEGVPYGQHHLQQLNVFQASLSISGMPHRPLGRAQSSPATASIKGAPMGEVPIKHLFTTGLVYDTFMLKHQCMCGNTHIHPEHAGRIQSVWSRLQETGLLGRCERIRGRKATLDEIQTVHSEYHTLLYGTSPLNRQKLDSKKLLGPISQKMYAVLPCGGIGVDSDTVWNEMHSSGAVRMAVGCVIELAFKVAAGELKNGFAVVRPPGHHAEESTAMGFCFFNSVAITAKLLQQKLGVSKILIVDWDIHHGNGTQQAFYNDPNVLYISMHRYDDGNFFPGSGAPEEVGVGPGVGFNTNIAWTGGVEPPMGDVEYLTAFRTVVMPIANEFSPDVVLVSAGFDAVEGHQSPLGGYNVTAKCFSHLTKQLMKLAGGRVVLALEGGHDLTAICDASESCVAALLGDELDPLPQVVLQQKPCPKAAASLERVIEIQSKHWSSLQRLAPTVGQSLMDAQRREKDEADTVTAMASLTVDTEQAAASTVSTETSRSTEEPMEEEPVL; encoded by the exons CTGTGGAGGTGAAGACAACTCTCCCCTCGGGGATGCAGAGCCCTGTGGGCGGCAGTGAGCAGGGTGTTGGCGGTGGCGGCGGTCCCGTGGACCTGAGGACAGATCCCAGGCTGGGACCCCTGggcggaggaggtggaggggtggaccCAGCCATGAGGGAGCAGCAACTGCAGCATGAACTGCTCCTCCTCAAGCAGCAACAGGAGCTTCAGAAACAGCTCCTCTTTGCTGAGTTCCAGAAGCAGCATGAGGTTCTGACACGCCAGCATGAGGTTCAGCTGCAGGAGCACCTGAAG cagcagcaggagatcTTGGCGGCCAAGCGGCAGCAGGAGCTGGAGCAGAAGAGGAAGCTGGAGCAGCAGAGGCATGAAGAGCTGGAGAAACAGAGGCTGGAGCAGCAGCTCCTCATGCTACGCAACAAGGAGAAGGGCAAAGAGA GTGCCATTGCCAGTACGGAGGTGAAGCTGAAGCTCCAGGAGTTCCTCCTGAGCAAAAAAGAGCCTGGTACACCTGGCGGACTAAACCATTCCTTCCCCCAGAAATGCTG GGGGGCCCACCACACCTCTCTGGACCCCAACTCCCCCCCTCAGAGTAACACTCCGGGAACGCCGCCCTCCTACAAATTGCCCCCGCTACTGGGGTCCTACGAGGTCAGGGATGATTTCCCTCTCCGGAAgactg CCTCAGAGCCCAATCTGAAGGTGCGTTCGCGGTTAAAACAGAAGGTAGCTGAGAGGAGGAGCAGTCCTCTGCTGAGAAGGAAGGACGGGACAGTGATAAGCACCTTCAAAAAGAGAGCCATCGAGATCTCTG TGTCCTCCATGTGCAGCAGTGCCCCTGGCTCCGGGCCCAGCTCGCCCAACAGCTCCAACAGCGCCATCGCAGAGAACGGCTCCAGCGGCTCTGTCCCCAACATTCACGCAGAG CTGCGGTCCCTCCACCAGACCCTTAACGCCGATGGGACAGTCAGTCCGCTGAGCCTCTACACATCCCCCTCGCTGCCCAACATCTCCCTGGGCCTACCAGCCAACTCGCACCTCACC GCCAATCAGAAGCTGTTGCAGGAGGCGGAGAGGCAGGCCATCCAGACCATGCGTCAGGGTGGGGCTCTGACGGGCAAGTTTGTCAGCACCTCGTCCCTGCCGGCATCATGCCTGCCACCTGGGATGCAACACGACTTAGACTCCACCCAGGCCCCCAACAGCCACAGCAGTCACTCCTCCCTACTGCAACACGTCCTCCTGCTGGAGCAGGCCCGCCAGCAGAGTGCCCTCCTCTCAG tcCCCATATACGGTCAGTCTCCGTTGGTGACGGGGGACCGGGTGTCCAACAGTATGCGCACGGTGAACAAGCTACCACGCCACCGGCCCCTGAGCCGCACACAGTCTGCACCCCTCCCCCAGAGCCCCCAGGCCCTGCAGCAGCTCGTCATGCAGCAGCAGCACCAGCACTTCCTGGAGAAGCAGAAGCAGTACCAGCTCAACAAG ATTCTGTCAAAAGGGGTGGAGCTTCCTCGCCAACCGCCCACCCACCccgaggagactgaggaggagctCACAGAGACGCAGGAGATGCAGGAGATGCAGGAGGAGGGGGCAGGGTCTGAGCGTCTGGGGGAGGGGCGTCCTCAGGAGCAGAGGCTCCAGAAGGAAGAGTCGGGGGAGACGTCGCCCCCTTCAGAACGCCTGCTGACCCCCTTGAAGGGCGAGAGCACAGAGAGCGAcctggaggaagaggatgatgaagaCGAGGCAATCGAGCTGAGGGAGTGTGATGAGGAGGGCGTACCTTACGGCCAA CATCACCTGCAACAGCTTAATGTGTTCCAGGCGTCCCTGTCCATTTCGGGTATGCCCCACAGACCTCTGGGAAGGGCCCAGTCCTCCCCTGCCACTGCCAGCATCAAGGGGGCTCCCATGGGTGAGGTCCCCATCAAGCACCTCTTCACTACAG GGTTGGTGTACGACACCTTTATGCTGAAGCACCAGTGTATGTGTGGGAACACCCACATCCATCCAGAGCACGCCGGCCGCATCCAGAGTGTGTGGTCCCGGCTGCAGGAGACTGGGCTCCTGGGCCGCTGTGAG agGATTCGGGGGAGGAAGGCCACGTTGGATGAGATTCAGACTGTGCATTCAGAATACCACACCCTGCTGTACGGCACCAGTCCCCTCAACAGACAGAAACTAGACAGCAAGAAGCTCTTAG GTCCAATCAGTCAGAAGATGTATGCTGTGTTGCCCTGTGGAGGCATTGGG GTGGACAGTGACACTGTGTGGAACGAGATGCACTCCTCGGGCGCTGTCAGAATGGCTGTTGGCTGCGTCATCGAGCTGGCTTTCAAAGTGGCCGCCGGGGAACTGAAG AACGGTTTTGCCGTGGTGCGTCCACCAGGCCATCACGCTGAGGAATCCACTGCCAT GGGCTTCTGCTTCTTCAACTCAGTGGCCATCACAGCCAAGCTGCTACAGCAGAAACTAGGAGTGAGCAAGATCCTCATCGTGGACTGG GACATTCACCATGGTAACGGAACACAGCAGGCTTTTTACAACGACCCCAATGTACTTTACATTTCCATGCATCGCTACGACGATGGAAACTTCTTCCCCGGCAGTGGGGCTCCTGAAGAGGTGGGGGTTGGACCTGGTGTTGGCTTCAACACAAACATCGCTTGGACAGGGGGCGTAGAACCGCCCATGGGTGACGTGGAGTACCTGACTGCCTTCAG GACGGTGGTGATGCCCATAGCCAACGAGTTCTCCCCTGACGTGGTCCTAGTGTCCGCTGGGTTTGATGCCGTGGAGGGCCACCAGTCCCCTCTGGGAGGATACAACGTCACTGCTAAAT GTTTCAGCCACCTCACCAAGCAGCTGATGAAGCTGGCAGGGGGACGTGTGGTCCTGGCGCTAGAAGGAGGTCACGACCTCACGGCCATCTGTGACGCCTCCGAGTCCTGCGTGGCGGCCCTGCTCGGCGATGAG TTGGACCCCCTGCCACAGGTTGTCCTGCAACAGAAGCCCTGTCCAAAAGCTGCTGCCTCTCTGGAGAGGGTCATCGAGATACAGA GTAAACACTGGAGCTCTCTCCAAAGGTTGGCTCCCACGGTGGGCCAGTCCTTAATGGATGCCCAGCGGAGAGAGAAGGACGAGGCCGACACGGTCACCGCCATGGCATCGCTTACCGTGGATACTGAGCAGGCCGCCGCTTCCACCGTCTCCACGGAGACCAGCAG GTCTACAGAAGAGCCAATGGAAGAGGAGCCTGTCTTGTAG